The nucleotide sequence tctcctctactaACAAATAAATTACCTTATTTAATTAGATAATATAAGGCACTAAGGCAAAAGGCTATATACTAAGCTGGTCTACAGGAAAGCACAAATTCATAGGGTAGCCCCTTTGCTTCAACCTAATACTTATGGCCAaatcacatttttattattgcaCAAGAATTGTGTATCAATccattattttatgcatttgaatgCCAGGCACAAAAAGAAGTCGTAAGGATTAAATTCTCAATTAATTTGGTCTATTTGGGTATTAGACCATAAATTTCATAGGACATTACTTTTCTTCTCCAAAAGTGGAAGCTAACCTAGGTTACTTATCAATGCCAAAACATTCTTCCATAAAGATATAAGTAACCAGTATCTtgaaaagcaagaaaacaaaacaaaaaacctcaacATTCATTTAAATATCAAACATAACATACTCGTGGATCTGGTCGAAATTCTCTTTTCCTACGGATCTTCTTGAAGATTTCTGTTAGCTCATCCTTGACTTCCTCTTTTTCTGTATTTAGTCCACCAGAAGCTTGAGAGGAGGAGGCAGAAGCACCTGCAGCTTCTAATGAAGTGTGGCCTGGAAGAGGTGTGTCCACAGTTGGATCTTCTGCATGTTCTATCAACCACTCCATAGCCTGTGTTACTGAcatgctgtaaaaaaaaaaaaagcttctttaaaacATCAATGAGTTAATTGCTTAAGTCTTAGTGAAATTTCCTTTCAAATCCCTAGAAGTGacttttatcttaaaaattataataatgttaaCTGGAACTACACATACATTTACaaattttaaggttttagagAAATACAGATACCCCCTTCCACACTGCAGGGGTCAGAGCACAGTACCTACTATAAGACTACCCTGGTTACTGAACTTTTGCAAGCTGGCactgaaacattttttataatgttctgTTGCACCATGTTTGAAGCTTTTACAGtgcaataaatatattattttctgaaGTAAACCAAAGGAAAGTTTATCATGGTTCTTTATGCTTGCTACAGTAGCACTTGAggatctttttatatatttgtaacagatgaaaaataaaccagatttcaaatcctgcttaattttattttgtttttaaacctaaACCATGTCAAGTTTTTGGTTCAAATTATAGTTTAGAGTTAAGCAAAattgcattatattatatatttaacccACATAAGTATATTTCCCTAAGCATAGTTATGTtgaaataaactttattaaaaagtgaaaaaaattttggaaaatttgtgtaaaaatttttggccctcccttcataccaaagaagtctgaattttttctttttcttttatggggtatttaccATACCctattgtaaattttgggttaactatgcatttctgagtttctaaactttttttgtgtTGTCTGTGACTTCTTCAAAACTTTctcaaaaattcccatttaattatGCTGAACAgtgatatattgaaaccatgatggggaaagttgcaatgtggaagAGATGACAGTACATTTAGAGATgcagggtcacaagctatggtTTTCTAGGTTACTCGCTTAAGGTGTCCAACCACCACGATGTACAAATCAAAgattataaaaggaatttttaaaaaactctaaaaCACTTGAAGCAAATGgttatgaagatcaaaggagacaGCATACAACACAGGTTTATGTccaacagaggaagaaacagttcatattctttgatttataagttgcttttattttaaatgtggacatgaagagaaaattaatttgaaaacatGAGTCTTGAGAATAATACCAAAGATAGATAATCTTGAGTTGTTGCtattacaaacacacacacataacatgGAGGAAATAAGAGACTAGATAAtgaaattttcctatttttttttttagatttaaattcaACTAACtttaccaaataaaataaaaataaaaaacttttgaTTTTGTGGTGCCAAACAGTTTGAAAATCCATGTATTCAAATCTATCCCTCAAAAAAATAGGAGGAGGGTAAGGGTCAGGGGAGGGAAAAACTCATTCTTTGTCATTCATAAAAATACATACTGATTGAGACGAAGTGCTTTCACAGCTCTATTCTCAGGGAAGCCCATTTCTGTAAGTTGTCTTAAAGCTATTTCATCTACTCggtcatcatcatcctcatccaaCATTGCTAttagcaaaatagaaaaaaatagtgtGACACAGTGTGGATAAAACAGAAAATTCCATCTATACTAACAAAATGTTAGCATAAATGGCATTTACATCACCTTAGGACATTTTAGATTAAGACAAGGTGTCATCTATGTAATTTAAACATGTCTGAAAGGCATAACAATGCTGATTAATGCAAGAACATATGATAAATGACAAAGtaaagaatacatatatataaatagagacaaagacagaacaagagacagagagcacaATCTTCTTTCTGCCAGCTCACCTACTATGAATTATAGGTCATAATCAACTGATAAAGGAAAATAGCATGAAGAAATAACATGTTCATTCAAGTATTAGACATAGTCCATTTTGATTGAGGCATAATACCATAAAATAAATCTGGGGTGTGATCATACCATTTGCCTTTTTAAATAATTCAACTGCATCTGGGTTCAGTGCTAACAATTTCTGTGCCACCTCTATAAGTGAAACcaagatcttcctgagttctgtCTGGAACtgcaatgaaagaaaaaaagtaagtgaTTTCTTCAAGACTCCAAAGTACTGAACTAGGTTGATAAGTGGCATTATTTTTATACTAGGACTTTCATGTATAAAGAGGCTATGTATTTGAGCTATCAGGTTCAAGTTATCAAAATTATGCTGCTATTTTACTCAAACAGGCCAAAAtctattgggggtgggggacaaGATGTTTATTTCTCTTGTTCTTATACTCAAAAGGAGATAACATATGGAAATTAGCTGAGTAGTTCAAATGTAATCAAATCCTTATTGTTTAAATTAGCATTTGTTAATATAGTCTGGAGTCCCCAGTGCCCCAAGAATCTTTCTGGATAAATCAGAAGTATAAAATCACAAAGTGATGGTAGCTGGTTGCTAAATATATAGAACAAACCTAGCTTTGTTTCATTTAATAAACACAACATTATGCTAACTGGTTGCTAAGTATTCTGTACATCTTCTCTTTTGCTTCATTTAATAAGAGAAAACAGACTTCCCTTAATTTGATGGAACAAACATACACAGATTTCTAATTTCAGCCTTATTGAAATAATGACTTGTCTGAATATAGTCTGCTATGGCAAATGGCTTTtctaaattagaaggaaataattGTTGGAAATACAGTAGGAAGTCCATTATACCATGGTTATTACAGGGACTTTGATATAGCAGAAATTAAAGTATATTAGCTTCCTACACACAAAAAAGTGTTGCCTACCCCTCCCCCCATTCCAACCCAGCTAAGAaccattgcttttctttgtatccctagaacaatgatggtgaacctatggtgcgtgggccaaaaagggcatgcagagccctctttGTGGGCACACTTCAGTCACccaccagaattcattactagaaagtcagagaaacTCAGGGCGGAgctgctctcttccctctctccatgggcctaaggacattcctcatttcacccattcttctgcccaacagcccaacaggagctcttcctccctcccctgtctggtgcTGGTGAGGTAAGGGGagctcacatgctgcatgagggtaTAGTGCAGATGGCAGCctattgagtctgtggtgaaggtgattctcATGGTGGGGTTGAAGAAGAGCTAtatttgaggggagcatagctcacagtaTGGCACAtagttggaggggagcagagcactgggGCTACTCTCCTCCCCACTCACCACATGAGCCTTtcatcacctgtccctctgcctagcagtccagtaggagcacttcctctcttccctgttTGAGGTAAGGGGTGAGGGTAAGAAGTGGGGAGTAAGGGGCAAGGGGGAgtatggcactcagtctctgggggaTGAGGTGGGGACagagcccagcactccatctcttttagattcaccatcactgccctagaacacAGCATTGTCCAATACACAggaggcactaaataaatgttagctgactGACTGACATACAGGAGAATTCTAGAAGAACATTGTTAGATTATATAATGGATTTTACCCCCAGTAATGTAGTAAAAGAGTTTTATTTTACCATATGAACTTTGGCAAGAAAGAGTGTTGAATTATTAGGTTCAATGAAACAGAATAATTCATCAAAAACATATCAAGCTGGCAGACAGTTACACTGGCTTCTTTAGAACAATAATGATATCttaattagtaaataaatatttggacAATCTCAAGAGAAGTATTTTCTATAATGTGTTAAGGAAGAAAGCCTCATGCCACCATCGTATGATCAGACTGTTTTACCAATCTAAGTCAGActacatagaagataatcaaacTTGCTGCTTACTTAACCTATATGAACAAAACTCAGTATCTTAGTTTGGATTTCATTCAAATGAACTTGAAACTAATGTGTTCACATCACATGAAACATTGGGGACCAAAATCTTCTACATAAAATAACTCAAAATTaagttatctttaaaaaatctgtaAAAAAGCAGTGTTCATATCAAGTGAAGAAGAGGCACATTgtccagaaaaaggaagaaaatgtggcTACTGTTCTTGCTACTCTACAGGCCTACAGACCATACCTAAAGTACTACATTCAGTTCCATTTGCCATAATTTAAGAGGAGTTTTGAAAAGGATAGCCTGGTGATAGACCATTTCTACCTGCCACCTAAGGACCAACataataaaattcaaagatattcatCATCCTAGGGTGGGCCATCAGGTGACTAATTTGTTGGGCCATAGAGACTTATGAAGACTTTCTACTAACTATGGTAGAGGAGTTGTAATCTATATCAGTGAAAAGATTGTTCATATTGATGAAATTATAGAACCCTGAAGCACTGAATTAAGTACAGAAAAGTTGGAGCATGTCcagaaaaaagtaaacaaactATAAACAAGAGACCAAAATCCTGTCATATGAGgaatatttgagaaaataggGATACTGAATCTACAGAAAAGAAGACTTAAGAGAAAATATGATTATGGTCTTCAGCTATTTTAAGAGCTATCAAATGAAAGGGGTATTTCTTCTGTTGGTTCCAAATGGTAGAATAATTATCAATATTGGTAAGTTAAAGGCAAATTTCACTGtgatataaggaagaactttctagTAATAAAGACTTGTTTCCTAGTAATAAAGAGTAATAAAAAGTGAATTCCTCATAACTGAAAGAATCCAGGCAGAACCTGGAAGACTACCAAATAGAGTTACTGAAAGAGGGTTCACATTTAGGACAGTAGAAGACcagactagatgatttttaaagtctCTCAGATTTTATAATGCTATGAATCATCTATATATTTAAGCAATTATCTTATTCTCTAAATCCAACTTTCAAAGAGCCTTTTTTCACATGTTAATCAAAACCTTCtagacttaaaattatttttttctctggatgcaTTTTAGAAATGTGTCAAATAAGATTGCATCTTCCAATACTCACATCTCTCATGCTGTGATGGGCCACAGTCCGGTCCACACTGTGGGAGGGAATATTCGCTGTTGCTTTGAGAATAGCATCTTTATCTGGAGCTTTCTGTTCTTGCTTTTTCTACACAAGAATTAAGAAACTTAGCAACATAAAACTGAGTCATCAAATAAGGGGAAtggattaatttaataaataattgacaAAGCTTAGAAATTAAACTggcatatcaataaaataaattttctttaagaCATATAGGttgaaataagaatttttaaattaattctttgtATTGTTTAGTCACAAAAAATATACCAaggatatattatttatttaggaCGTAGGAAAAATATGATGTCTTAAAAGATTAGTGTGGCTAGAAATGAGCgatgaaagtgaaaaaattaacttttaaagtaATAGGTTTTAAAAGGAAGCATAATTCTTGGAGCTCTAATCAGCTATACTTGGGTATGTGGATATGTTAATTTtgagaagaattaaaaataataacactgTTTTACATTTATATGGCCCTTTATaggttacaaaatgctttatatacattcATAATAATCCTATGGATTACAGTTTAATTAATCTTATTCTCATTATTAAGTAAGGAAAATGCTCAAAGAGGCACTGGTCTAATGTTACAAAGCTATTGAGTGGTATAGTGGAATCTGAAAACCAGGTTTTTTGAGTCCAACTCTAGTTTCTTTCTACCACACCACTCTGCCTGTCTTAACCTTACAGATTtacattcctttttcttctacaAATAAATACTGTGCAACTTTATGGTGAGCTATAGAATTTTACATCTTTCATAAAAAGTCTAACATACTTCAATGAATTCGTGATCTCATATTTCTTCCATAAGTACAGTTCACAACTCACCCATCCCTTATCTTGGACAATTTCTAATCATGTTCCTGCAAAGGTTGTCCACAAAGTATCTAATGAGTATTCAGGACAACTCTTTTTAGGTCAGGTATTCTTAActtgtgatatttgaatttttaaaacactGATACCTAGATTCTAATTGGTTTCCTATGtaatcctaggtattttatacatttaaacatATTATTCTTAAAATGGGTCCATAGGCTTCCCCAGACTCACAAGGGTTCATGACTCCCCCCAAAAATAAGAAATTCTGatctaggactttttttttttaaatccttacctccatcttggagtcaatactgtgtattggctccaaggcagaagagtggtaaaggctagacaatgggggttaagtgacttgcccagggttcataTAGGAattgtctaaagccagatttgaacccagaacctcccatctctaggcctggctctcaatccattgagccacccagctgcccccgatctAGGACTTTTTAACACATACTGTAGATGCTAGTACAACCCTCAGATGAACACATGAGGAAAATGTTAATTCTACTTTCCTATATATTTCAAATTCAATGAGATGCTTTGAAGCCTATAAGCTAAAGATGaaggttaaaaacaaatgcaACTGGAACAATACAGAGTTCAACAGAAGTCAGATAAATAATAACAGAATAGAGAATTTGCCTGATGTGTATTAGACACAGGGCCTTTAAGTCTGCATATTAACAGGAAAGATAGCCTGGCTAACACTCAAAAATGTACCTGAGAActgacttttttctctctgtaattTTCAACAACACAAGAGCAGAAAGACCCATCTGTGTTCTAGAGATGTTGAAGGCAAGAGTTTGGCTGAGTCAATGTGAGTGCTGGAGGCCAGGTGTAATTAAAGATAAGAGGTCACACAGTGGCCCAAAGCCATTCCTTCACAATTTGGCCCAACTGTAGATGGTAAGGCAGCTTGACATCTTAAAATAACTATTTCAGTGTACTCAGTACATGAGCATAGCCCTCtcacttctgtcttaaaatagttTGGCCTTCTACTTCTCCAGGGGATGATCACTTTCTCTAATCCTTTACAAAGCTTTCTCTACAAACCTTAAGCCATAAAGgataagttatttttttatttaaaaaaaaaactgagttaaATGAATACACATAAATATACCATGACAGACCAAGATTTTTACCTTCTAAGATTGCTCTTCCTGAATGGCCATATGCCTAGACTATGGTGTAACAGCAATATGAAACTTAGCTTTACTATTATGCAATACAGGCTTTGTAGTTAATTCTGGAGAGTTAGTggggttttatttgtttgtttgttgggggggggggggtttcttTTGTATCTGGTTTTACTTTAAATTTTCCTGAAAGTCTATCCTTAGACACCAAAATAAGAGATTATGTGAGTTACTGATCAACTCTCACTGGTGATACAGAAAGAGACTAGATTTGTTTTCAGAGGATTTGGAGTCAAATACTATCTCTGCCACTCAGAATGGCCTTAGGGAAGTCACAAATGCATTCTTTCAGTCATTCCATCCTTTACCAGTATGCTTGCTGagtaggaaaaagaagaaaaataacctaAAGCAGTTTAGTTTGTTATTTCATAGCTGCtctaggaaaaggaaagggaaaggttggAAAGTTCTCTGGCTTTGGAGTCATAAGACCTGGAGTTCTAGTCTTACTATGAGGTAGAGGGGAAAGAGCACTAAATTTGATGTTAGAGAACTACAGTTTGAATTCAGGCTCTGTCACATACTACTTATTCGACCTTAATCAAATCACTTCATTATTGGGccaaaactataaaatgaaaggaaagcacTAAGTGTTCTCTAAGCTCCtgtccagctctaaacctatgaagATACTAAGCTCCATACTTTTGGTTACAGGACAAATGAGTTGTACCAAAAActtacaaatataaaagaaatcatgagcaggatgctttcagaaaaacctggaaagactgacatgaactgatgtaaagtgaagtaagcaaaaccaggaaaacactgtacacagaatgCAATAGTGTATGATGTGAACAACTTAGTTATTcttagtaatacaatgatctaagacagtcCTGaagaactcataatgaaaaaagctatccacctccagacaaCTAATGACaatctgaatgcagaatgaagcatactattttttacttaatttttcttggGTGTGTTTTTTTGGTATGCATTTTTCTTTACAacgtgactaatatggaaatgtgttttgcataactGTACCTACATACCATTATGAAATTGCTTGCCCTCTCAATCAGTGGGGAGAAGAGTAAGGAGGTTGAGtgagaatttggaatgcaaaattttaaaaaacaaatgttaaatttttttaacatgtaattggaaCTTTTTTAagtatactaataaaatcatatctCTGTTTTGCAACAAAGATGAATTTTGAACAAAGTGGGGGACAGAGACAATATCACGAAATATCATTTCTCTGGCTCAGGCTCCTTTATTGTGCTAGATCTTTTAATGCATATTTGGGAAGTAATAAGGTGAGCTGCACTATTAGCTGAGCTCTTTCAGCTTTTCTATCAGGGCTAATGAAGATGTCCGACGTGTGGAAGAGTGAAGGAGGCAATGGGTAATTTTAGCTTACTGGTAGCACAAAACAACTGGGAAAGCTCAACAATAGCAGAGATCACTTCCCTTCTACCTTTTCTTACGAAGGGGCAAATCAGGACACAGAGAATACCTATTATGTGTACAGGaatgaaaaaattcatttattgacAAGATCAAAGAGTACAGAAAAAATTTCATAACTACAACAACAAAACTCTATATTGGTAATCTGCTGGGACCTAGAAATAGTTTTATCATTCAGAATTTTGCTCTGTAATGGtattaaccaaaaataaaatttatcttaaaTTGCAAAATTTCTTTGATTCTAAGATTTGAAATTAATCTGCAAGATTTATTATCTGAAACTAACCTTTTCCTCAGCTGAGACATCAGTCAtcttgggaggaggaggaggagctcgTTTTTTTACCAGTAATAAGACATCTAGAAAAAATCACATTTGTcaacaaaatcataaaaattgtatttatataaactGTGCTTATAATCATTTAAACATTGTTTTGCTTGGGAGAAAGAGCCTAGGTGTTCTCTCTGGATCTTTTCTGAATCAAGAAGtctatggagggggcagctgggtagctcagtggattgagagttaggcctagagatggggaggtcctgggttcaaatccggcctcagacacttcccagctgtgtgaccctgggaaagtcacttgaccctcattgcctagcccttaccactcttcggccttggagTCACtcccttggagtcaatacacagtattgactccaagaaggaaggtaggggttttaaataaaataaaaataaaaataaatttttaaaaagtctatggAAACACACTTCTATTATTTATATAGGCCTAATTACACTATGCTCATATACACAATTATCTGTAAACTGTGAAAAGTAATATaggtaggggggcagctgggtagctcagtggattgagagccaggcctagagacgggaggtcctaggttcaaatccggcctcagacacttcccagctgtgtgaccctgggcaagtcacttgacccccattgcctgcccttaccaatcttccacctataagtcaatacacagaagttaagggtttaaaaaaattaaaaaaaaaaaaaaagtaatataggTAGAAGTCAGTTAAcaaaagttttaataaaaaattatgacACAGGATTCAAGCACTATTTCACTTCAAGCTACAGGATATATTTTGTTATGACTAGAAGGGATTTGTAAAGTAGCAAAAATCTGGTGGAGTCATTGATTCTTAAAACTATCTGAAAGGCTATTAGAACCTATTAATAAGTTTATTTTGTTGTGGGTCTACTTTGTGCCATTGTGCTGAGTAtctgggatacaaatacaaagaataaataatatatttttaaggagtttataGTGGAGACAGACacaaatattttgttgttcagtcatttcagtcatgtccaacttttcatgacctcatttgggatcttcttggcaaagataatagagtggttagccatttccttctccagattattttacagatgaagaaatgaaggtaaacagggttaaatgacttgctcagggttataactagtaagtatctgaggccaaatttgaactctggaagataagtcttcttgattccaggcctaggATTCTAATCACTGTGCCACTTATCTGCCCACAGATACAAATATAATTGTgtacaaaataaacataaataaaattaaacacaaaatagtttagGAAGGAGGAAttcagggaaatcaggaaaagcttgATATTATGTTTAAGTAGTACCTTGAAAGAAGAGTGATTCTGTGAGGAGGAAGTGAGTGGGAAGTCTTTACAGGAAGGGAGGCCAGGTAGGAATAGTCAGAATAAAAGCAGACATGAGATAGTGTCATGTGTGAAAAACAGAATGGCAAGCCAGTTTGCCTGGATCACAAAGTTCAGAAGAGGAAGTAATGTATGTATGAGGCTGGAAATATAAGTTGGGGAAAAGATGTGAGCAGTTTTAAAAACGTAATAAAAGAAAGTTTATCTTTTATTCTAGTGGCAACAGGAAgcaactggaatttattgagtaagggacTGATAGATTTGCACTCAAGGAAAAACATTTAGCAAGTGTGTAGGAAAAATTTGAACAGGCAGATACTAGAGGCAAAGAAACCAATTAGAAAGCCATTACAATAATCAAGGAGAGAGATGATGAAAGCAGAAACTAAAGTGGCAgctatgtgaatagagagaagggatcAGATAGGAGAAATGTTGTGAAGATACTAGAAAAggtaagacttggcaactgattggatgggTAGAGTGAGAAAGAGTGAGGAGACAAGGAGAAAACAAGAGGCCAAGAGAACAGAAGAATGGTGGTGACTTTAGaagaaacagggaagtttggaaaagaaatggatcTTAATGATCTCTGGTTTTTAGACATGTTGGGTTTGGGAGCTCTCTAGAACATACAATTTGAAATGTTCAATTGGTAATTTGTGTTGTTGCACTGACACTTAGGAGAGATTAGGCTAAATTCACAGATCTTTTAATTATCTGCATAAATATGGTGGTTTAATCTCCACGAGTTGATGAGATCattaagaaagataaagagaagaagACCTAGACAGAGTTTTGGAGAATATTCTAGGAAGTGTGATATGGATGTTAAATCAGCAAAGGACATGGAGTAGTACTTAGACTGGCAGGAGGAGAACTAGGACAAGATATTGTCactaaaaaaggggaaaaaaaaaaaacagaaaagagagagtaTCCAGAAGACGGTGGTCAACAGTTTCAAGAACAGCAGACAGGTAGAAAAGGATGAAAACTGATACAATGACCATCAGATCTGGCAATTAGGAAACCATTGTTATCTTTTGaaagaacagtttcagttgagtgatgaaaCTGGAAGCTGGATTATAGAAGGTTGAGTGAGAGGAAAGGAGTTGGAGGCAACAAATAtctttttctaggagtttaacTGAGAAATAGAGGAGGGATGTAGGGTGATATTTTGAGAGGATGGTAAACTGTAATGAAGGGCTTTTTTACAGATAGGAAGGAAACCAATAAAATAAGAGGTGAAGTCTTCATTTGAAAGAGAGGGGGGCAGAGGGAGCTGTGTGGGAGGCATGAGGAGAGGTTTGGAATAACTTTTGTGGAGAGTAAGATAGGGAACgaattagaaagaaataaaaggattgttgtgaagaagtGAAGGCCAATTAAAGCTAGTCAATTTGTAATATGCCCAGTGAATGTGTTTGTTTGAATTCCTCTAGCTCTCTATTTAGGGGTTGGATGGTGAGAGTGATACAAAGACTGAGGTTTGGCAATATCTGAGCAGCTATAGGGCAAAAGGCTAGGGGTTTGAGAATAATGTGTAAAAATTAATTGGCCAACTATAAGGTCTAGAAATGCAAGAAACTGAAGTCAGAGCAGGGGTAATAGCCTGAGAAATTATTGAAAGGTAAAGAATCAAAGGTTTCCTGAAGGTAAAAATAAGGTTAAGAGGGGTAAGGTATTaggagaaacagaaataaaagagttATATACAGGCATGACAGAGTTTTCATTAAGGAATCGaaacacatcatcatcatcaaagttAGCATTTagagagcactttaaggtttgcaaattactttacaaatatttcattttatccacaCAACCCAAAGAAATAGGATTTAACAGATGAGTACACACAGAGGcataaagagattaaatgacttgctcaaggtcacacagctagtaaatatctgcaGCTAGATCTAAATCCAGCTGGatctaggtccagcactccatgGAATGACCATAATTGTCCTTGTAGGTGAA is from Gracilinanus agilis isolate LMUSP501 chromosome 2, AgileGrace, whole genome shotgun sequence and encodes:
- the UBAC1 gene encoding ubiquitin-associated domain-containing protein 1 isoform X1, coding for MFVQEEKIFARKVLRLHICTMEGAEWLEEVTEDTTVEKLKERCLKHCVNVSLEDPKSVTHHKLIHAASERVLTDTKTIIEENIQDKDVLLLVKKRAPPPPPKMTDVSAEEKKKQEQKAPDKDAILKATANIPSHSVDRTVAHHSMRDFQTELRKILVSLIEVAQKLLALNPDAVELFKKANAMLDEDDDDRVDEIALRQLTEMGFPENRAVKALRLNHMSVTQAMEWLIEHAEDPTVDTPLPGHTSLEAAGASASSSQASGGLNTEKEEVKDELTEIFKKIRRKREFRPDPRAVIALMEMGFDEKEVVDALKVNNNQQNAACEWLLGDRKPSPEDLDKGIDPDSPLFQAILDNPVVQLGLTNPKILLAFEDMLENPLNSTQWMNDPETGPVMLQISRIFQTLNRT
- the UBAC1 gene encoding ubiquitin-associated domain-containing protein 1 isoform X2; protein product: MAGGGHRGYYGGEAQGALPQTYVLLLVKKRAPPPPPKMTDVSAEEKKKQEQKAPDKDAILKATANIPSHSVDRTVAHHSMRDFQTELRKILVSLIEVAQKLLALNPDAVELFKKANAMLDEDDDDRVDEIALRQLTEMGFPENRAVKALRLNHMSVTQAMEWLIEHAEDPTVDTPLPGHTSLEAAGASASSSQASGGLNTEKEEVKDELTEIFKKIRRKREFRPDPRAVIALMEMGFDEKEVVDALKVNNNQQNAACEWLLGDRKPSPEDLDKGIDPDSPLFQAILDNPVVQLGLTNPKILLAFEDMLENPLNSTQWMNDPETGPVMLQISRIFQTLNRT
- the UBAC1 gene encoding ubiquitin-associated domain-containing protein 1 isoform X3 translates to MFVQEEKIFARKVLRLHICTMEGAEWLEEVTEDTTVEKLKERCLKHCVNVSLEDPKSVTHHKLIHAASERVLTDTKTIIEENIQDKDVLLLVKKRAPPPPPKMTDVSAEEKKKQEQKAPDKDAILKATANIPSHSVDRTVAHHSMRDFQTELRKILVSLIEVAQKLLALNPDAVELFKKANAMLDEDDDDRVDEIALRQLTEMGFPENRAVKALRLNHMSVTQAMEWLIEHAEDPTVDTPLPGHTSLEAAGASASSSQASGGLNTEKEEVKDELTEIFKKIRRKREFRPDPRAVIALMEMGFDEKEVVDALKVNNNQQNAAHLKICLKTH